A genomic stretch from Chryseobacterium sp. SNU WT5 includes:
- a CDS encoding lycopene cyclase domain-containing protein — MQSYYYLLLDVFSFLIPFLFSFEKKRMHFIQHWKAYFTSIMAVGIIFILWDSYFAYQDVWGFDDRYLIGLRILKLPVEEWLFFLLIPYASVFIHYSLKYFFPKIVLSATVTKYITYVLFAVGLLLTVFNYDKLYTFVCIGLFTFLMLLQIIFEWKYAQRFYLSFILIFIPFFFVNSALTGSYSDHPVVFYDNTENLGIRLGTIPVEDSFYCFALLYSITLLFEYLKTKKFFRSTDEN; from the coding sequence TTGCAGTCATACTATTATTTACTCTTGGATGTTTTCAGTTTTCTGATTCCATTTCTGTTCAGTTTTGAGAAAAAAAGAATGCATTTTATCCAACACTGGAAGGCTTACTTCACCTCCATTATGGCGGTTGGAATTATCTTTATTCTCTGGGACAGTTATTTTGCCTATCAGGATGTTTGGGGATTCGATGACCGGTACTTAATCGGATTAAGAATTTTAAAACTTCCTGTCGAAGAGTGGTTATTTTTCCTTCTTATCCCTTACGCCAGTGTTTTTATTCACTATTCATTAAAATATTTTTTTCCGAAAATAGTACTTAGTGCAACCGTTACAAAATATATAACGTATGTTCTGTTTGCAGTAGGCTTGTTATTAACGGTTTTTAATTACGATAAACTATATACGTTTGTGTGCATCGGGTTATTTACTTTTTTAATGTTGCTTCAGATCATTTTCGAATGGAAATATGCACAAAGATTTTATTTAAGTTTCATCCTTATTTTCATTCCTTTCTTTTTTGTGAACTCTGCACTTACAGGAAGTTATTCTGATCATCCCGTCGTTTTTTATGACAATACCGAAAACTTAGGAATTCGTCTGGGAACGATTCCGGTAGAAGACAGTTTCTATTGTTTCGCTCTACTCTATTCGATTACGCTTTTATTCGAATATTTAAAAACTAAAAAATTCTTTAGATCCACTGATGAAAATTAA
- a CDS encoding sterol desaturase family protein encodes MEIAGYIALTLLVVVTMEGVTWLTHKFIMHGLGWYLHEDHHQPGYPHVFEKNDAFFIVGAIPSILLFWFGTQDGINWKFFVGLGVLIYGILYFLVHDVLIHRRFKWFDKTNNWYLKGLRKAHKMHHKHLGKEEGECFGMLFVPMKYFKEARLSTIKK; translated from the coding sequence ATGGAAATCGCAGGATATATTGCACTCACTCTTCTCGTTGTAGTTACTATGGAAGGAGTGACTTGGCTTACACACAAATTCATTATGCACGGTTTGGGCTGGTACTTACACGAGGATCACCATCAACCGGGTTATCCACATGTTTTTGAAAAAAATGATGCGTTCTTTATCGTTGGTGCGATCCCCAGCATTTTGCTTTTTTGGTTCGGAACGCAAGACGGAATTAACTGGAAATTCTTTGTTGGTCTGGGCGTTTTAATTTACGGAATTCTGTATTTCTTAGTACACGATGTCTTAATTCACCGTCGTTTCAAATGGTTTGATAAAACCAACAACTGGTATTTGAAAGGTTTAAGAAAAGCCCATAAAATGCACCATAAACATTTAGGAAAAGAAGAAGGCGAATGTTTTGGAATGCTTTTCGTGCCGATGAAATATTTTAAAGAAGCCCGTTTATCCACCATTAAAAAATAG